Proteins from one Salinispora arenicola genomic window:
- a CDS encoding universal stress protein, with product MTINAGAPVVVGVDGSAAALDAVRVAVREAEYRQRPLRVVHAFIWPLTGAPLTPVPGAPVTAGLRNQAEQYVTEAVEQARKIAPDLRITGVVVDGAPTPVLVEEARGAVLTVLGHRGLGGFAGLLLGSVTVQVAARAQSPVMVVRGEARADGPVVVGVDGSELSTKAVAFAFEEADRRDASLVAVHAWLFPTPVGPGDILPLVYDLDAAEGEEERTLAESIAGFADRYPQVPVRHRVVRGSPGRVLVEASKRAQLVVVGAHGRGAFGGLLLGSVSHAVLHHGHSPLVIVRHGDG from the coding sequence ATGACGATCAACGCCGGAGCCCCAGTCGTGGTGGGAGTGGACGGTTCCGCTGCCGCGCTGGACGCGGTCCGGGTAGCGGTGCGGGAGGCGGAGTACCGGCAGCGCCCGCTACGGGTGGTGCACGCCTTCATCTGGCCGTTGACCGGTGCCCCGTTGACCCCGGTTCCCGGTGCCCCGGTCACGGCCGGACTGCGCAACCAGGCCGAGCAGTACGTGACGGAGGCCGTCGAGCAGGCCCGCAAGATCGCCCCTGATCTGCGGATCACCGGCGTTGTGGTGGATGGCGCACCGACCCCGGTACTGGTCGAGGAGGCGCGAGGGGCGGTACTGACGGTGCTTGGCCACCGAGGGCTGGGCGGCTTCGCCGGTCTGCTGCTCGGGTCGGTCACCGTGCAGGTCGCTGCCCGGGCGCAAAGCCCGGTCATGGTGGTCCGGGGTGAGGCACGCGCCGACGGTCCGGTCGTGGTGGGAGTGGACGGTTCCGAGCTGTCCACCAAGGCGGTCGCCTTCGCGTTCGAGGAGGCGGACCGTCGGGACGCTTCGCTGGTAGCGGTGCACGCCTGGCTTTTCCCGACTCCTGTCGGCCCCGGGGACATCCTGCCCCTGGTCTATGACCTGGATGCCGCCGAGGGTGAGGAGGAGCGGACCCTCGCCGAGTCGATCGCCGGTTTTGCCGACAGGTATCCGCAGGTGCCGGTGCGGCACCGAGTGGTGCGTGGCTCTCCGGGTCGGGTGCTGGTGGAGGCGTCGAAGCGTGCCCAGCTGGTGGTCGTCGGCGCGCACGGGCGCGGCGCGTTCGGCGGGCTGCTGCTCGGCTCGGTCAGCCACGCCGTCCTGCATCACGGACACAGTCCCCTGGTCATCGTCCGGCACGGCGACGGGTGA
- a CDS encoding SCP2 sterol-binding domain-containing protein, whose translation MASVDECRQALQELAARLDGNAEAVREHVGLDRTLACRITDLGAAFHGRLTDGQLVDLADGDDPKAKIALNTTSDDLLALVRGELDITRAVTSRRVSIKANPLDLMRLRKLL comes from the coding sequence GTGGCTAGCGTCGACGAGTGCCGGCAGGCGTTGCAGGAACTCGCTGCTCGGCTGGACGGCAACGCCGAGGCCGTGCGGGAACACGTCGGCCTGGACCGTACGCTGGCCTGCCGCATCACGGACCTGGGTGCCGCCTTCCACGGCCGCCTCACCGACGGCCAACTGGTTGACCTGGCAGACGGCGACGACCCGAAAGCCAAGATCGCCCTGAACACCACCAGCGACGACCTACTTGCCCTGGTTCGCGGGGAACTGGACATCACCCGCGCGGTGACATCGCGGCGGGTGTCCATCAAGGCGAACCCGCTCGACTTGATGAGGCTTCGCAAACTGCTCTGA
- a CDS encoding phasin family protein, with product MQDAWRSYLALAMGLTEAPRKKAQETARRLVGAGGATAVQFQTLAEEIVSTGAANRGALTKLVRFEVERALGAVGLATADEVSDLTRRVYELERQLREVRTGGPAALGAGGAETGTDTGPVVASGTAAGPTVQPTTTAPATTGEAASVGATRPPTPAKKTVAKKTVAKKAVAKKPVARKSVAVRPSTEMSPAPRPAKRTPRKQQPDGPA from the coding sequence ATGCAGGACGCGTGGCGCTCCTACCTTGCGTTGGCCATGGGCCTGACGGAGGCGCCCCGGAAGAAGGCCCAGGAGACGGCCCGGCGGCTGGTCGGTGCTGGCGGCGCGACGGCTGTTCAGTTTCAGACGCTCGCCGAGGAAATCGTGTCTACCGGTGCGGCCAACCGGGGGGCGCTGACCAAGCTGGTCCGGTTCGAGGTCGAACGGGCGCTCGGGGCTGTCGGCCTCGCCACCGCCGACGAGGTGAGCGATCTGACCCGGCGGGTGTACGAGCTGGAGCGACAGCTACGGGAGGTACGGACCGGTGGGCCGGCGGCCCTCGGTGCCGGCGGCGCCGAGACGGGTACGGACACGGGTCCAGTGGTCGCGTCGGGCACCGCCGCGGGGCCCACGGTGCAGCCGACGACTACCGCGCCCGCCACAACCGGGGAGGCTGCGTCCGTGGGCGCCACGCGCCCACCAACTCCGGCGAAGAAGACAGTCGCGAAGAAGACAGTCGCGAAGAAAGCGGTCGCGAAGAAGCCCGTGGCGAGGAAGTCGGTGGCGGTCCGGCCGTCGACCGAGATGTCGCCCGCACCACGGCCGGCGAAGCGGACGCCACGCAAGCAGCAGCCGGATGGACCGGCGTGA
- a CDS encoding GNAT family N-acetyltransferase codes for MTADLRLRPVLDDDLPHFFTHQQDVEATWMAAFGPADPADRAAFDAHWKRIRADPAVASRTVVVGDEVVGHVNAFPAAGRLEVSYWIDPRRWGRGYATGALVVLLTEVSRRPVHARVAKDNRASLAVLRKCGFVVVGEDQGYAHGRGVEVQEWILELSGPALSPV; via the coding sequence ATGACCGCCGATCTGCGCCTGCGTCCCGTACTCGACGACGACCTGCCGCACTTCTTCACCCACCAGCAGGACGTCGAGGCCACCTGGATGGCGGCGTTCGGCCCGGCGGATCCGGCCGACCGCGCCGCGTTCGACGCGCACTGGAAGCGGATCCGCGCGGACCCGGCGGTGGCTTCCCGCACGGTGGTCGTCGGCGACGAGGTGGTAGGTCACGTGAACGCCTTCCCCGCCGCCGGTCGTCTCGAGGTCAGCTACTGGATCGATCCGCGCCGCTGGGGCCGGGGGTACGCAACCGGTGCGCTCGTCGTTCTGCTGACCGAGGTGTCCCGCCGGCCGGTGCACGCCCGGGTCGCCAAGGACAACCGAGCCTCGCTCGCCGTGTTACGCAAGTGCGGCTTCGTCGTCGTCGGCGAGGACCAGGGGTACGCCCACGGGCGCGGCGTCGAGGTCCAGGAATGGATCTTGGAGTTGTCCGGGCCGGCCCTGTCACCGGTCTGA
- the tyrS gene encoding tyrosine--tRNA ligase, with protein sequence MTDTSPPPPGRDTLFDDLRWRGLIQDSTGLDELRALLDGPGMTFYVGFDPTAPSLHVGNLMQVVTARRLQLAGHRPLLLVGGATGQIGDPKESAERVLNPPEVVAGWLARIRDQLAPFVSYQGANAARLVNNLDWTGEMSVVEFLRDVGKHFPINRMLAREVIRARLESGVSFTEFSYQLLQANDFFELHRRHGCRLQFGGSDQWGNITAGVDYTRRRGAGPVEAFTTPLVTRSDGMKFGKTEGEAIWLDSELTSPYAFYQFWVNADDRDVARYLRYFSFRSRAELEALEKEAAERPAARVAQRALAEELTTLVHGEREMAQVVAASQALFGRGSLGELSPAVLRAALTEAGLVHLDELPDVVGLLKESGLVPSNKEARRVIAEGGAYLNNNRVMSAEAVVVPDDLLHGRYLVLRRGKRSFAGIELRR encoded by the coding sequence GTGACCGACACCAGCCCCCCGCCGCCAGGGCGGGACACACTCTTCGACGACCTGCGGTGGCGTGGACTGATCCAGGACTCCACCGGCCTCGACGAGCTACGCGCGCTGCTCGATGGCCCCGGGATGACCTTCTATGTGGGCTTCGACCCGACCGCCCCGAGCCTGCACGTCGGTAACCTCATGCAGGTCGTCACCGCCCGGCGACTCCAGCTTGCCGGCCACCGGCCGCTGCTGTTGGTGGGTGGGGCGACCGGGCAGATCGGTGACCCGAAGGAGAGCGCCGAACGCGTCCTCAACCCACCCGAGGTGGTGGCCGGATGGTTGGCCCGGATCCGCGACCAGTTGGCTCCCTTCGTGTCGTACCAGGGTGCGAACGCGGCGCGGCTGGTCAACAACCTGGACTGGACCGGCGAGATGTCCGTGGTGGAGTTTCTACGGGATGTCGGCAAGCACTTTCCGATCAACCGGATGCTGGCACGCGAGGTGATCCGGGCCCGACTGGAGAGCGGAGTCAGCTTCACCGAGTTTAGCTACCAGCTGCTCCAGGCCAACGACTTCTTCGAACTGCACCGGCGACACGGGTGTCGGCTTCAGTTCGGTGGCTCCGACCAGTGGGGCAACATCACCGCCGGCGTCGACTACACCCGTCGCCGTGGCGCGGGGCCGGTCGAGGCGTTCACCACGCCGTTGGTCACTCGATCGGACGGCATGAAGTTCGGCAAGACCGAGGGCGAGGCGATCTGGCTCGACTCGGAGCTCACCAGTCCGTACGCCTTCTACCAGTTCTGGGTCAATGCGGACGACCGTGACGTCGCCCGCTACCTGCGTTACTTCAGCTTCCGTTCCCGTGCCGAACTGGAGGCGCTGGAGAAGGAGGCAGCGGAACGGCCTGCCGCCCGGGTCGCCCAACGGGCACTTGCCGAGGAGTTGACCACCCTGGTTCACGGTGAGCGGGAAATGGCCCAGGTGGTCGCCGCGAGCCAGGCGCTGTTCGGGCGAGGCTCGCTGGGTGAACTCTCACCAGCAGTCCTGCGCGCGGCCCTGACCGAGGCCGGCCTGGTCCACCTCGACGAGCTGCCCGACGTGGTCGGGCTGCTCAAGGAGTCCGGCCTGGTACCGAGCAACAAGGAGGCTCGCCGCGTGATCGCCGAGGGCGGCGCCTACCTGAACAACAACCGGGTGATGTCGGCGGAGGCTGTCGTCGTCCCGGATGACCTGTTGCATGGCCGCTACCTGGTCCTACGGCGGGGTAAGCGCTCATTTGCCGGCATCGAGCTGCGGAGATAG
- a CDS encoding Replicase polyprotein 1ab encodes MARHLVAIGQLIDEDPTEALAHALAARRLAARIAAVREAVGLAAYHAGEWQTAVAELRTYHRMTGLQSHLAVLADCERALGRPERAIDLFRGADREKLDRAVAVELLIVAAGARGDLGQKDAAVAMLQVPELTGDAPEPWTIRLRYAYADALLAGGRREEAREWFSRAAELDVEGATDAAERLLELDGVMIEGDDADEGDDEVEVEVEDFTAGPGAPGAVSVRPDTELVDEDSLDGADAESERDGANDGPDGARAESGPPTSEAGDSDPTDAKAQRPAGESGDAVDGDQAGSRR; translated from the coding sequence GTGGCCCGGCACTTGGTCGCGATTGGCCAGCTGATCGATGAGGACCCGACCGAGGCGCTGGCACATGCCCTCGCAGCCCGTCGGCTCGCTGCTCGTATCGCTGCCGTTCGTGAGGCGGTGGGCCTGGCCGCGTACCACGCCGGCGAGTGGCAGACGGCGGTAGCCGAGTTGCGGACGTACCACCGGATGACCGGCCTGCAGAGCCACTTGGCGGTGCTGGCCGACTGCGAGCGGGCGCTCGGTCGCCCCGAGCGGGCGATCGATCTGTTCCGGGGCGCGGATCGGGAGAAGTTAGACCGCGCGGTCGCTGTGGAGCTGCTGATCGTCGCTGCGGGAGCGCGGGGTGACCTGGGACAGAAGGACGCGGCTGTGGCGATGCTGCAGGTGCCGGAACTGACCGGCGACGCGCCGGAGCCATGGACGATCCGACTGCGGTACGCGTACGCCGACGCTTTGCTCGCGGGCGGCCGGCGCGAGGAGGCCCGGGAGTGGTTCTCTCGCGCTGCGGAGCTAGACGTCGAGGGAGCGACCGACGCGGCCGAGCGTCTGTTGGAGCTCGACGGTGTGATGATCGAGGGCGACGACGCGGACGAGGGCGACGACGAGGTCGAGGTCGAGGTCGAGGACTTCACCGCGGGCCCTGGTGCCCCCGGCGCTGTTTCGGTGCGGCCCGATACCGAACTCGTTGACGAGGACTCGCTCGACGGTGCCGATGCTGAGTCTGAACGAGACGGAGCCAACGACGGCCCGGATGGCGCCCGGGCCGAAAGTGGTCCCCCGACGTCGGAGGCTGGTGACAGCGACCCGACCGACGCCAAGGCGCAGCGGCCCGCTGGCGAGTCCGGGGACGCGGTGGACGGAGACCAGGCAGGTTCCCGTCGATGA
- a CDS encoding HAD-IIA family hydrolase, which yields MTTTGGARLVDGYALVVFDLDGVIYLVDRPIPGAVEAVSQLHADGQAVAYATNNASRRSSEVADLLTGMGIAARPEEVLTSAAAAAQLLRERYPEGSQILVVGAEALRAEIRAAGLTPVTRADDGPVAVVQGYGPQVGWTDLAEAAVAVRGGATWVATNTDRTLPSGRGPLPGNGALVAAVRTSLGRGPDVIVGKPAPELFAAAARRVPAGRALVVGDRLDTDIEGAVRAGLDSLLVLTGVSDVAELLAAPPQRRPTYVSVDLAGLFEPEAVVRVPGPMEAGGWSAAVRDGRLELSGAGRTLGALPVLCTAAWSTAQPSPVRAASSAAERALATFGLLSD from the coding sequence ATGACGACAACCGGCGGCGCACGGCTGGTTGACGGGTATGCCCTGGTCGTCTTCGACCTGGACGGGGTGATCTACCTGGTTGACCGGCCGATTCCTGGTGCGGTCGAGGCGGTGAGCCAGCTGCACGCCGACGGGCAGGCGGTCGCATACGCCACGAACAACGCATCTCGCCGGTCGAGCGAGGTGGCCGATCTGCTTACCGGGATGGGCATTGCCGCGCGGCCGGAGGAGGTGCTGACCTCTGCGGCGGCCGCCGCGCAGTTGCTTCGCGAGCGGTATCCGGAGGGGTCGCAGATCCTGGTCGTGGGGGCAGAGGCACTGCGCGCCGAGATCCGCGCCGCCGGGCTCACCCCGGTCACGCGGGCTGATGACGGACCGGTTGCGGTCGTGCAGGGGTACGGTCCGCAGGTCGGCTGGACCGATCTGGCCGAGGCGGCGGTGGCTGTCCGGGGCGGGGCGACCTGGGTCGCCACCAACACGGACCGTACGCTGCCAAGCGGGCGTGGTCCACTACCCGGCAACGGTGCCTTGGTTGCCGCGGTGCGGACCTCGCTCGGTCGGGGGCCGGACGTGATTGTCGGCAAGCCGGCACCGGAACTCTTCGCCGCCGCCGCCCGCCGGGTTCCCGCGGGCCGTGCGCTGGTCGTCGGCGACCGCTTGGACACCGATATTGAGGGCGCGGTCCGAGCCGGGCTGGACAGTCTGCTCGTGCTGACCGGTGTCAGCGACGTGGCCGAGTTGCTGGCCGCCCCGCCGCAGCGCCGGCCAACGTACGTTTCGGTGGATCTGGCGGGGCTGTTCGAGCCGGAGGCTGTGGTGCGGGTGCCAGGCCCGATGGAGGCCGGTGGATGGTCCGCGGCGGTCCGCGATGGTCGGCTGGAGCTGTCCGGAGCGGGACGCACGCTGGGCGCACTGCCTGTCCTCTGTACGGCGGCGTGGTCGACGGCGCAGCCGTCACCAGTGCGGGCCGCCTCGTCGGCGGCCGAGCGTGCGCTCGCAACGTTCGGCTTGCTGTCCGACTGA